From Pelmatolapia mariae isolate MD_Pm_ZW linkage group LG22, Pm_UMD_F_2, whole genome shotgun sequence, a single genomic window includes:
- the LOC135932770 gene encoding tektin-5-like: MPVLSSNKILVSSNRPKSKESKRLEDEIVYNLGEDISWMPSATRSTMRYLGSRHREISQWQAQFSEIMSQLEREVTALEQLKDIVDSFLQEMQLCLQLLSDCISVVNTLSPAVLSQDPVYAELRKEERLTNDSGEILQAQVCILLSKISSLKKIHSELGADLHDKGEATKFTMKCMTLELNMPSSCLPAGQYKPHHVGYDTWLSHCKDLKTAANILMKDSSSFRGNLRFSMANIKNAHKRQRRRTDDSLRKKIHELTRNQEMLLLERKQISDDISDQTREIQKLKCEIRSCDTKLDHASHRLDILNQRPGYELCRDLPHISLTLENYDLVKIGAGLRSALKLSHQNLELQHKHLMIVEEKLSKNAHILEVEQKCQSLLQTFQPAHDTVVVLANKAKLHKTTSSSSCRECFQ; this comes from the exons ATGCCTGTCCTGTCCAGCAATAAAATCCTGGTGAGCAGCAACAGGCCAAAGTCTAAGGAGAGCAAGCGGCTTGAAGATGAAATAGTCTATAACCTGGGTGAAGATATTTCTTGG ATGCCTTCTGCCACTCGCAGCACCATGAGGTATCTCGGCTCTCGGCACAGGGAAATCAGTCAGTGGCAGGCCCAGTTTTCTGAGATTATGAGCCAGCTGGAAAGAGAAGTCACTGCTCTGGAGCAG CTGAAAGACATCGTTGACAGCTTTCTCCAAGAGATGCAGTTGTGCCTTCAGCTGTTGAGCGACTGTATTTCAGTCGTAAACACCCTGAGCCCAGCAGTCCTGAGCCAAGACCCCGTTTACGCCGAGCTGAGGAAAGAAGAGAGGCTGACGAACGACAGCGGAGAAATTCTGCAGGCGCAGGTCTGCATCCTGCTCAGCAAAATAAG TTCTCTGAAGAAGATCCACAGTGAGCTGGGAGCAGATTTACACGACAAAGGTGAAGCCACCAAGTTTACCATGAAATGCATGACCCTTGAGCTCAACATGCCGAGCTCCTGTCTGCCTGCCGGTCAGTACAAGCCTCACCATGTGGGCTATGACACATGGCTGTCTCACTGCAAAGACCTGAAGACGGCGGCCAACATCCTGATGAAGGACTCTTCTTCCTTCAGGGGAAACCTGAGGTTCTCTATGGCCAAT ATAAAAAACGCCCACAAGCGTCAGCGCCGCAGGACAGACGACTCTCTGAGGAAGAAAATCCACGAACTGACCAGAAACCAGGAAATGCTGCTCTTGGAGAGAAAGCAG ATCAGTGATGACATTTCTGATCAGACCAGAGAAATACAGAAACTGAAGTGTGAGATCAGGAGCTGTGACACCAAACTGGATCATGCTTCCCACCGCCTGGACATCCTCAACCAGAGACCTGGATACGAGCTCTGCCGGGACTTG CCGCACATCAGCCTCACGCTGGAGAATTATGACCTGGTAAAAATAGGAGCTGGACTTCGCTCAGCGCTGAAGCTCTCTCA TCAGAACCTGGAGCTCCAACACAAGCACCTGATGATTGTCGAGGAGAAACTGTCCAAAAACGCTCACATCCTAGAGGTGGAGCAGAAGTGTCAGAGCCTACTTCAGACTTTCCAGCCTGCCCATGACACCGTTGTGGTCCTCGCCAACAAGGCCAAACTTCACAAGACCACGAGCAGCTCCAGCTGTCGTGAATGCTTTCAGTAG
- the vps28 gene encoding vacuolar protein sorting-associated protein 28 homolog encodes MFHGIPVTGGVGGGAPANKPELYEEVKLYKNAREREKYDNMAELFAVVKTLQALEKAYIKDCVTPNEYTASCSRLLVQYKAAFKQVQGSDVGSIDDFCRKYRLDCPLAMERIKEDRPITIKDDKGNLNRCIADIVSLFITVMDKLRLEIRAMDEIQPDLRELMETMNRMSNMPPDSEAKDKVSLWLTTLSSMSASDELDDNQVRQMLFDLESAYNAFNRFLHSS; translated from the exons ATGTTCCATGGGATACCAGTCActggaggagttggaggagGAG CTCCGGCAAATAAACCTGAGCTATATGAG GAGGTGAAATTATACAAAAATGCAAGAGAACGAGAAAA GTATGACAATATGGCGGAGTTGTTTGCTGTCGTCAAAACACTACAGGCCCTGGAGAAGGCTTACATTAAAGACTGCGTAACGCCTAATGA GTACACCGCCTCCTGTTCCAGACTCTTGGTTCAGTATAAGGCTGCTTTCAAACAGGTGCAGGGCTCTGACGTGGGCTCCATCGATGACTTCTGCAGGAAATACAGA CTCGACTGTCCACTAGCGATGGAACGGATTAAAGAGGATCGGCCAATCACCATCAAGGATGACAAGGGCAACCTGAACCGCTGCATCGCAGATATAGTTTCA CTCTTCATCACTGTGATGGACAAGCTGAGACTGGAGATCAGGGCCATGGATGAG aTCCAACCAGACCTCAGGGAGCTGATGGAGACTATGAACAGAATGAGTAACATGCCTCCAGACTCAGAGGCCAAGGACAAAGTCAGTCTCTG GCTGACCACCCTGAGCAGCATGTCGGCCTCGGATGAGTTGGATGATAATCAGGTTCGCCAGATGCTCTTCGACCTGGAGTCGGCCTACAACGCCTTCAACCGCTTCCTCCACTCCTCTTAA
- the LOC135932773 gene encoding uncharacterized protein LOC135932773 has translation MKSTAAAPQTFDQEDCDVWLDTVELKGKAKQKRRSRPISKLLNPFCEGAGYSLAVALNFTQTKTEMPKTKQSSISAFFTAHRRVLNKMSTSEPPNMDSVQPLSSSASTTPTATASGKKRGRNVGLENSNCEPVLVDECKSENVTEKETELWQTCSENHSTLQNIYCESEEEKPEECEPPQSKRRVSDATFTQDDSQPLPQTWSQDPLFTFSQYTENEFHQTSHKCTTVENFSSSEPSFLNSLQNEEEVFRKLIDAEGRTSTQKSFKRLHSSRMIDEKENSTPPSYNSPSKDSSFSHFRPVSNHKWTQPKTASPRKQTGQLWEKAAKEESSAFQIKRTKPISSPLKRRMPQQRSRELDEDSLATLFTQDSEGFRVIAHRGLLTRSPLKDQSNVSMGVASAYKFLPEEEEEDEEMLFTQDSQGNVVIKH, from the exons ATGAAGAGCACTGCAGCAGCACCACAGACCTTTGATCAAGAGGATTGTGATGTTTGGCTGGACACTGTGGAGCTGAAAGGAAAAGCTAAACAG AAGCGCCGTAGCCGTCCAATTTCTAAACTGCTGAACCCCTTTTGTGAAGGTGCTGGATACAGTTTGGCTGTGGCACTCAACTTCACTCAGACCAAAACAGAAATGCCAAAAACCAAACAGAGCTCCATATCTGCCTTTTTCACAGCTCATCGGAGAG TCCTCAATAAGATGTCCACTTCTGAGCCACCAAACATGGATTCAGTGCAGCCTCTTTCATCATCTGCCTCAACTACACCGACAGCCACAGCATCAGGGAAAAAACGAGGGCGCAATGTTGGTCTTGAAAACTCCAACTGTGAGCCTGTTTTGGTTGACGAGTGTAAAAGTGAAAATGTGACTGAGAAGGAAACAGAATTATGGCAGACGTGTTCAGAAAACCATTCAACTTTACAAAATATATACTGTGAATCTGAAGAAGAGAAGCCTGAAGAGTGTGAACCACCACAGAGCAAGAGGAGGGTCTCTGATGCCACCTTTACACAAGATGACAGTCAACCTCTACCACAGACGTGGAGTCAGGACCCGCTGTTCACTTTCAGTCAGTACACTGAAAATGAGTTTCATCAGACTAGCCACAAATGTACAACAGTGGAGAACTTCAGCAGCTCTGAGCCAAGTTTCCTAAACAGTCTGCAGAATGAGGAGGAGGTCTTTAGAAAACTGATAGATGCAGAAGGACGAACCTCAACTCAAAAATCTTTTAAACGTCTCCATTCTTCTCGTATGATTGATGAGAAGGAAAACAGCACGCCACCGTCTTATAATTCCCCAAGCAAAGACTCATCTTTCTCTCATTTCAGACCTGTTTCAAATCACAAGTGGACACAACCAAAAACCGCTTCACCTCGGAAACAAACAGGTCAGCTGTGGGAAAAGGCTGCAAAAGAAGAGAGCTCTGCCTTCCAGATCAAGAGGACAAAACCGATAAGCTCTCCTCTCAAAAGGCGAATGCCGCAGCAGCGAAGCAGAGAACTCGATGAAGACAGTTTGGCCACTTTGTTCACTCAGGACTCTGAAGGGTTCAGGGTGATCGCACATAGAGGTCTGCTCACCAGGAGTCCTCTCAAAGATCAGAGTAACGTCAGCATGGGAGTGGCGAGTGCTTACAAATTTCTgccggaggaggaggaagaggatgaagagATGCTGTTTACTCAAGACTCTCAGGGAAATGTAGTgattaaacactga